The following are from one region of the Leucobacter sp. Psy1 genome:
- a CDS encoding Dps family protein produces MKTEQAQSKTGDNGFNRPSGVAQYLTPVVQDLVALHVNGKQAHWHVRGQNFIGVHEFLDEVVAHAQDAADTVAERIVALGLPVDARIETVAKKTTTPTLSDGFQKSDVTIREIVAQIDATSETVLEAVRGLEELDPVSQDIVIAVAQQLDKDRWFLFSHIAE; encoded by the coding sequence ATGAAGACCGAACAGGCACAGTCGAAGACCGGTGACAACGGGTTCAACCGCCCCTCGGGTGTCGCGCAGTACCTCACCCCGGTGGTGCAGGATCTCGTTGCACTGCACGTGAACGGCAAGCAGGCGCACTGGCACGTGCGCGGCCAGAACTTCATCGGCGTGCACGAGTTCCTCGACGAGGTCGTGGCTCACGCTCAGGACGCAGCCGACACGGTTGCCGAGCGGATCGTCGCACTGGGGCTCCCCGTCGACGCCCGCATCGAGACCGTTGCGAAGAAGACCACCACTCCGACGCTGTCGGACGGCTTCCAGAAGTCGGACGTCACGATCCGCGAGATCGTGGCGCAGATCGACGCGACATCCGAGACGGTGCTCGAGGCAGTCCGTGGCCTGGAAGAGCTCGATCCGGTGAGCCAGGACATCGTGATCGCGGTGGCCCAGCAGCTCGACAAGGATCGCTGGTTCCTCTTCTCCCACATCGCCGAGTAG
- a CDS encoding ABC transporter permease: MTTIEPTRALPERAHRPGFRSWVRLCVCEAKMTARDTAGLVIPFGLPLLILLMSASGAGTEVVVADRTVLDLYVLPLVCVMIATMIGVVNMPSFLAYYRRSGVLKRLATTPLSPFMVLAVQVAVSFVQAVIGIGIAYGVASAVFGANPPHRIAAAIGVLLATMLAMYALGMVVASISPTPNSAVAIGLIGFLGLGALGGMFGPRDALPEAITRIGDALPFGAGVDALGAAWAGQPIEASNLMTLAVTVVIGAVVAALCFRWE, from the coding sequence ATGACCACGATCGAACCGACGCGTGCCCTTCCCGAGCGGGCACACCGGCCGGGGTTCCGCTCTTGGGTGCGGCTCTGCGTCTGCGAAGCGAAAATGACCGCGCGCGACACCGCGGGGCTCGTGATCCCGTTCGGGCTGCCGCTCCTGATCCTGCTCATGTCGGCTTCGGGTGCCGGCACCGAGGTCGTCGTCGCCGATCGCACGGTGCTCGACCTGTACGTCCTCCCGCTCGTCTGCGTCATGATCGCGACGATGATCGGGGTGGTCAACATGCCGAGCTTCCTCGCCTACTATCGCCGATCCGGCGTGCTGAAACGCCTCGCGACGACGCCGCTCTCACCGTTCATGGTGCTCGCGGTACAAGTCGCCGTCAGCTTCGTCCAGGCGGTGATCGGGATCGGGATCGCCTACGGTGTCGCCTCCGCCGTATTCGGCGCGAACCCGCCGCACCGCATCGCTGCCGCCATCGGCGTCCTGCTCGCCACGATGCTCGCCATGTACGCCCTCGGCATGGTCGTCGCGTCGATCTCACCGACGCCGAACTCCGCCGTCGCCATAGGCCTCATCGGGTTTCTCGGACTCGGCGCGCTGGGCGGCATGTTCGGCCCGCGCGACGCGCTCCCCGAAGCGATCACACGGATCGGCGACGCACTCCCCTTCGGCGCGGGAGTCGACGCGCTCGGAGCAGCGTGGGCCGGCCAGCCGATCGAGGCATCGAACCTGATGACGCTCGCGGTGACCGTGGTCATCGGCGCGGTCGTGGCGGCGCTCTGCTTCCGGTGGGAGTGA
- a CDS encoding adenylosuccinate synthase produces the protein MPAVLITGAQWGDEGKGRATDLLGSRVDYVVKFNGGNNAGHTVVVGEEKYALHLLPSGILTPGVTPIISNGVVVDLDVLKEELDGLSARGVDVSKLKLSANAHVITAYHRTLDKVTERFLGKRQIGTTGRGIGPAYADKINRVGIRVQDLFDENILRQKVEAALDFKNQILVKIYNRRAIEADEVINDLLQYREMLEPMVCDTGLMLHEAMQAGKNVLFEAGQATMLDIDHGTYPFVTSSNATAGGASTGSGLPPHSIDRVISVVKAYTTRVGAGPFPTELFDEYGEHLAQVGHEFGTTTGRPRRCGWYDAPIARYAARINGVTDFVLTKLDVLSGLETIPVCVAYDVNGVRHDEVPVNQTDFHHAKPIYEEFPGWTEDISGARRFEDLPQNAQDYILALERMSGSRISAIGVGPEREQVVVRHDLLD, from the coding sequence ATGCCAGCTGTCCTGATCACCGGTGCCCAGTGGGGCGACGAGGGGAAGGGGCGCGCGACCGATCTGCTCGGAAGCCGCGTCGACTACGTCGTCAAGTTCAACGGGGGCAACAACGCGGGCCACACCGTCGTGGTCGGCGAGGAGAAGTATGCGCTTCACCTCCTCCCCTCCGGCATTCTGACGCCGGGCGTGACGCCGATCATCTCGAACGGCGTCGTCGTCGATCTCGACGTGCTGAAGGAGGAGCTCGACGGGCTCTCGGCGCGCGGCGTCGATGTGTCGAAGCTGAAGCTCAGCGCGAACGCGCACGTCATCACGGCCTACCACCGCACGCTCGACAAGGTGACCGAGCGGTTCCTGGGCAAGCGTCAGATCGGCACGACGGGCCGCGGGATCGGCCCGGCCTACGCCGACAAGATCAATCGCGTCGGCATTCGAGTGCAGGATCTCTTCGACGAGAACATCCTGCGCCAGAAGGTCGAGGCCGCGCTCGACTTCAAGAACCAGATCCTGGTGAAGATCTACAACCGTCGGGCGATCGAGGCCGACGAGGTCATCAACGACCTGCTTCAGTACCGCGAGATGCTCGAGCCGATGGTCTGCGACACCGGTCTGATGCTGCACGAGGCCATGCAGGCGGGCAAGAACGTGCTCTTCGAGGCCGGGCAGGCGACGATGCTCGACATCGACCACGGCACGTACCCGTTCGTGACATCGTCGAACGCGACGGCCGGCGGGGCGAGCACGGGCTCGGGCCTGCCGCCGCACAGCATCGACCGCGTCATCTCGGTCGTCAAGGCCTACACCACGCGCGTTGGGGCCGGCCCGTTCCCGACGGAGCTCTTCGACGAGTACGGCGAGCACCTCGCGCAGGTCGGTCACGAGTTCGGCACGACCACGGGTCGCCCGCGTCGCTGCGGCTGGTACGACGCGCCGATCGCCCGCTACGCCGCCCGCATCAACGGGGTCACCGACTTCGTGCTGACGAAGCTCGACGTGCTCTCGGGCCTTGAGACGATTCCGGTGTGCGTCGCCTACGACGTCAACGGGGTGCGTCACGACGAGGTGCCGGTCAACCAGACCGATTTCCATCATGCGAAGCCGATCTACGAGGAGTTCCCCGGCTGGACCGAGGACATCTCGGGTGCGCGTCGCTTCGAGGATCTGCCGCAGAACGCGCAGGACTACATCCTCGCGCTGGAGAGGATGAGCGGCTCCCGCATCTCCGCGATCGGTGTCGGTCCGGAGCGTGAGCAGGTCGTGGTTCGCCACGATCTGCTGGACTAG
- a CDS encoding GNAT family N-acetyltransferase — translation MTRHTIRPARPEDVAEILEMIHELAVYEQEPDAVKTTAAQLHETLFGDSPAVFAHVADADPAGDAATENGSEQRLAGFAIWFLTYSTWEGVHGIHLEDLYVRPSTRGSGLGRRLMATLAAECDAHGYARLEWKVLKWNELALGLYRSVGGQPQDEWDVYRLDGDALNSLAETVSAT, via the coding sequence GTGACCCGCCACACGATTCGCCCCGCCCGCCCCGAAGACGTCGCCGAGATCCTGGAGATGATCCACGAGCTCGCCGTCTACGAGCAGGAGCCCGACGCCGTCAAGACGACGGCCGCGCAGCTGCACGAGACGCTCTTCGGCGACTCGCCCGCCGTCTTCGCGCACGTCGCCGATGCCGATCCCGCTGGCGATGCCGCAACCGAGAACGGGAGTGAGCAGCGGCTCGCTGGCTTCGCGATCTGGTTCCTCACCTACTCAACCTGGGAGGGCGTGCACGGGATCCACCTCGAGGATCTGTACGTGCGGCCGTCCACGCGCGGATCGGGACTCGGCCGTCGCCTCATGGCAACCCTCGCCGCCGAATGCGACGCTCACGGTTACGCCCGACTGGAGTGGAAAGTACTCAAGTGGAACGAGCTCGCGCTCGGGCTCTACCGCAGCGTCGGCGGGCAACCGCAGGATGAGTGGGACGTCTATCGACTCGATGGTGACGCCCTGAACAGTCTTGCCGAGACAGTGTCCGCCACCTGA
- a CDS encoding chorismate mutase, whose translation MSDRTPQEQLERLRSSIDNIDAALVHMLAERFKATQLVGELKAEHRMPASDPAREARQIQRLRELAEAAHLDPEFAEKWFNFVVAEVIQHHTRIADEAATE comes from the coding sequence GTGTCGGATCGCACACCCCAGGAGCAGTTGGAGCGCTTGCGCTCGAGCATCGACAACATCGACGCCGCGCTCGTCCACATGCTCGCCGAGCGGTTCAAGGCGACGCAGCTGGTGGGCGAACTGAAGGCGGAGCATCGGATGCCCGCGTCGGATCCGGCGCGCGAAGCGCGCCAGATCCAGCGCCTCCGCGAGCTCGCCGAGGCGGCGCACCTCGATCCCGAGTTCGCGGAGAAGTGGTTCAACTTCGTCGTCGCCGAAGTGATCCAGCACCACACGCGGATCGCCGACGAGGCGGCGACCGAGTAG
- a CDS encoding response regulator transcription factor: MTRVVVVDDQALVRQGIGTLLELAGVEVVGEAADGAEALDVIDACEPEVVLLDLRMPGRDGIWALQQLRERGSEVPVLVLTTFDDDALVLEALHAGARGYLLKDVTLERLTRAVEVLADGGTLIAPTITERLLRTIRSTPPPLGSPEAPLESLTERELEVLRLMAEGYGNREIAEALFLAEGTVKNRVSGILLKLGARDRTKAVLRALHEGILD; the protein is encoded by the coding sequence ATGACCCGCGTGGTCGTGGTCGACGACCAGGCGCTCGTCCGCCAGGGGATCGGTACGCTCCTCGAACTCGCCGGCGTCGAGGTCGTGGGCGAGGCCGCCGACGGGGCTGAGGCGCTCGACGTGATCGACGCGTGCGAACCCGAGGTCGTGCTCCTCGACCTGCGCATGCCCGGGCGGGATGGCATCTGGGCACTGCAGCAGCTGCGTGAACGAGGGAGCGAGGTGCCCGTACTCGTCCTCACCACGTTCGACGACGACGCGCTCGTGCTCGAAGCCCTGCACGCCGGCGCGCGCGGATACCTCCTGAAGGACGTTACGCTCGAGCGTCTGACGCGCGCCGTAGAGGTGCTCGCGGACGGGGGCACGCTCATCGCCCCGACCATCACCGAGCGGCTCTTACGGACCATCCGCTCCACGCCGCCGCCGCTCGGGTCTCCGGAGGCGCCGCTCGAATCGCTCACCGAGCGCGAACTCGAAGTGCTGCGCCTCATGGCCGAGGGGTACGGGAACCGTGAGATCGCCGAGGCGCTCTTCCTCGCGGAGGGGACCGTGAAGAACCGGGTTTCCGGGATCCTCCTGAAACTCGGGGCTCGGGATCGCACGAAAGCCGTGCTCCGCGCGCTGCACGAGGGGATTCTCGACTGA
- a CDS encoding HAD-IA family hydrolase: MTLQLPRPKYISFDVIGTLISFEMRKTVEPIVSDRLHGETLEEFFRQFSFIRYDEIMEYRPYDEVLERSYRRVCARFGIEVGDDDVAAILRDFAEWGPHADVPAPLAKMAEHFPLVALSNTDDRYLNAFIERLGAPFHAVLTAEQAGAYKPRIQAFDYMLDTLDAAPTDFLHIASHQFYDHIPMSKLGFTNKVFLDRGYDPDLPQYGAASVTSLDEVNRALGIA; the protein is encoded by the coding sequence GTGACCCTGCAGCTCCCCCGCCCGAAGTACATTTCCTTCGACGTAATCGGCACGCTGATCTCGTTCGAGATGCGCAAGACCGTCGAGCCGATCGTGAGCGACCGCCTGCATGGGGAGACGCTCGAAGAGTTCTTCCGCCAGTTCAGCTTCATCCGATACGACGAAATCATGGAGTACCGCCCGTACGACGAGGTACTCGAACGCTCATACCGCCGAGTCTGCGCGCGCTTCGGCATCGAGGTCGGGGACGACGACGTTGCCGCGATCCTGCGCGACTTCGCGGAGTGGGGACCGCACGCCGACGTCCCCGCGCCGCTCGCGAAGATGGCAGAGCACTTCCCGCTCGTCGCGCTCTCGAACACCGACGACCGCTACCTCAACGCTTTCATCGAGCGTCTCGGCGCACCGTTCCACGCCGTGCTCACCGCTGAGCAGGCCGGCGCTTACAAGCCGCGCATCCAGGCCTTCGACTACATGCTCGACACCCTCGACGCGGCGCCCACGGACTTCCTCCACATCGCGTCGCACCAGTTCTACGACCACATTCCGATGAGCAAGCTCGGCTTCACCAACAAGGTGTTCCTCGACCGCGGCTACGACCCCGACCTGCCCCAGTACGGGGCGGCCAGCGTCACATCGCTCGACGAGGTCAACCGCGCGCTCGGCATCGCCTGA
- a CDS encoding DUF1361 domain-containing protein, with product MVFVLVGAALLNAYATVLVLARAVVYRTQLYRPMLLNIGLSIAPIALLLLASASAVLLPFNRTVGTVAVIVLGLLWLLMLPNASYLITELNQSHRSEDDPVPMWFDIILVITLAMSGVINTVVNVFLAHLIFVALVLGDEAVLFAHPSAILVVSGVLLLVGLGMYLGRYLRVNSWDVRHPSALFAKVRDHFSQPGTKLACAGFSLTYAVFLGLMYLIVVGPLVWGLHLAETASLLDG from the coding sequence ATGGTCTTCGTACTCGTGGGCGCCGCGCTCCTGAACGCGTACGCGACCGTACTCGTGCTGGCTCGGGCCGTGGTCTACCGCACGCAGCTGTATCGACCGATGCTGCTGAACATCGGGCTCTCCATCGCACCGATCGCCCTGCTGCTGCTCGCGAGCGCCAGCGCGGTGCTGCTGCCCTTTAACCGCACCGTCGGAACGGTGGCAGTCATCGTCCTCGGTCTGCTCTGGCTGCTCATGCTGCCGAACGCGAGCTATCTGATCACCGAGCTGAATCAGTCGCATCGCAGCGAGGATGACCCGGTACCGATGTGGTTCGACATCATCCTCGTGATCACTCTGGCGATGTCAGGCGTGATCAACACCGTGGTGAACGTCTTCCTCGCGCACCTCATCTTCGTCGCCCTGGTGCTGGGCGACGAGGCCGTGCTGTTCGCCCACCCGAGCGCGATACTGGTCGTGAGCGGGGTCCTGCTCCTCGTCGGATTGGGCATGTATCTCGGTCGCTACCTCCGCGTGAACAGCTGGGATGTGCGGCATCCGAGCGCGCTCTTCGCCAAGGTGCGAGATCACTTCTCTCAACCGGGAACCAAGCTCGCCTGCGCCGGGTTCTCGCTGACCTACGCGGTCTTCCTCGGACTGATGTACCTCATCGTCGTCGGCCCGCTCGTGTGGGGACTGCACCTCGCCGAGACCGCTTCCCTGCTCGACGGCTGA
- a CDS encoding BLUF domain-containing protein, with product MTTLQQDPLLTLMYSSTAVATFDEAELSSLLAQSRAANERNGLTGMLLFRENRFFQTLEGTPEAVHEAMDRIRADERHTDVRVLNEESIVERRFSDWTMGYVALPAPREALPQGFRNSFSDVHGSDDAVAALRAARELNLWFRVRANRTSGRRVARAR from the coding sequence ATGACGACGTTGCAGCAGGATCCGCTCCTCACCCTCATGTACTCCAGCACCGCGGTCGCAACGTTCGACGAGGCCGAGCTTTCCTCGCTCCTCGCGCAGAGCCGAGCGGCGAACGAGCGCAACGGACTGACCGGGATGCTGCTGTTCCGGGAGAACCGGTTCTTCCAGACCCTCGAGGGCACGCCTGAGGCCGTGCACGAGGCGATGGACCGAATCCGGGCCGACGAGCGCCACACCGACGTGCGCGTGCTGAACGAGGAATCGATCGTCGAGCGTCGCTTCTCCGACTGGACCATGGGCTACGTCGCGCTCCCCGCACCGCGCGAGGCGCTGCCGCAGGGCTTCCGCAACTCGTTCAGCGACGTGCACGGATCGGACGACGCCGTCGCCGCTCTGCGCGCGGCGCGCGAGCTCAACCTCTGGTTCCGGGTGCGCGCGAACCGCACCTCCGGGCGACGGGTGGCGCGGGCGCGCTAG
- a CDS encoding transcriptional regulator produces the protein MPDAAFNPLIHAPHRLRICAMLSQADGVEFGEILERIGLTKSALSKQIGQLADAGYVTEEAIVRDRRSRQLLSLTPSGREAYAAHKAALQQLIEAPDRAPSTMDA, from the coding sequence GTGCCTGACGCCGCCTTCAACCCGCTCATCCACGCTCCGCATCGGCTCCGCATCTGCGCCATGCTCTCCCAGGCGGACGGCGTCGAGTTCGGGGAGATCCTCGAGCGCATCGGCCTCACCAAGTCAGCACTGAGCAAGCAGATCGGTCAACTCGCCGACGCGGGCTATGTCACGGAAGAGGCGATCGTCCGCGACCGCCGATCACGCCAACTGCTCTCGCTCACGCCGTCGGGCCGCGAAGCCTACGCGGCGCACAAGGCCGCACTCCAGCAACTCATCGAGGCTCCCGACCGCGCCCCGTCTACGATGGACGCGTGA
- a CDS encoding DUF3151 domain-containing protein: MIGENLLGPEPTRLAAEPTVTEALHDGADPHGLVREHPESPLVWAELADLADAGGREVEAYAYARVGYHRGLDALRKSGWRGAGPIPWDHEPNRGVLRALYALRRAAGRIGEETEVERLTEFLQGADPTAIERIEARAQAEAEAERG, from the coding sequence GTGATCGGCGAAAACCTCCTCGGCCCCGAGCCCACCCGGCTCGCAGCCGAGCCCACTGTGACCGAGGCGCTGCACGACGGCGCCGATCCGCATGGACTGGTGCGGGAGCACCCGGAGTCACCGCTCGTCTGGGCGGAGCTCGCGGATCTCGCCGACGCCGGGGGTCGTGAGGTCGAGGCGTACGCCTATGCCCGTGTCGGGTATCACCGCGGTCTCGACGCCCTGCGCAAGTCGGGGTGGCGCGGTGCCGGGCCGATCCCGTGGGATCACGAGCCGAACCGGGGTGTGCTCCGCGCGCTGTACGCGCTGCGGCGGGCCGCCGGCCGTATCGGTGAAGAAACCGAGGTCGAGCGCCTGACCGAGTTCCTGCAGGGAGCCGACCCGACCGCGATCGAGCGCATCGAAGCGCGCGCACAAGCAGAAGCAGAAGCAGAAAGAGGCTGA
- a CDS encoding YajQ family cyclic di-GMP-binding protein, whose product MADSSFDVVSKIDSMEVENAVNQARKEIEQRYDFKGVGADVSLSGEAILIKANTEERANAVLDVLQSKFIKRGLSLKALDTGEPFPSGKEYRVESKLKEGIDQPTAKKLNKLIRDEAPKTVKSQIQGDELRVSSKSRDDLQDTIALLKGADVDVALQFVNFR is encoded by the coding sequence ATGGCTGATTCTTCGTTTGACGTGGTGAGCAAGATCGACAGCATGGAGGTCGAGAACGCGGTCAACCAGGCCCGCAAGGAGATCGAGCAGCGCTACGACTTCAAGGGTGTGGGGGCCGACGTGTCGCTGAGCGGTGAGGCGATCCTCATCAAGGCGAACACGGAGGAGCGCGCCAATGCCGTCCTCGACGTGCTCCAGTCGAAGTTCATCAAGCGCGGGCTGTCGCTCAAGGCGCTCGACACCGGTGAGCCGTTCCCGAGCGGCAAGGAGTACCGCGTCGAGTCGAAGCTCAAGGAGGGCATCGACCAGCCCACCGCGAAGAAGCTGAACAAGCTGATCCGCGACGAGGCGCCGAAGACGGTGAAGAGCCAGATCCAGGGCGACGAGCTTCGCGTGAGCTCGAAGAGCCGCGACGACCTGCAGGACACGATCGCGCTGCTCAAGGGTGCCGACGTCGACGTGGCCCTGCAGTTCGTCAACTTCCGCTGA
- the solA gene encoding N-methyl-L-tryptophan oxidase: MSMHADVIVVGAGSVGTMAAWQLAKQGHRVIAVDRSTIPGPFSAYAGESRLFRTIYREGSHYRGILSRAVSLWRELEEESSTDLLRICGGVTIGRRGVPSFERLLESAQDQDSEFDLLSGDEAAARLPLHRLDEGSLALFDPQSGYLKSERAVLSAVQAAQRHGATFLEQREVNEIVRDGNAWSVHTGQETLTAPRVIVSTGTGARQFSRALGASTEIRPQVLTWFPLRDPAAYASADEQTIFLRNEPDGSFYGFPSSDGWTIKVAGSVYLPPVDTYDHPMAVHPEYLDTVTRYVRDYLPGVEPRAVRVSPCADAYTSDETALLGEIDGLDGIIAAVGLSGHGFKMAPALGAAAADLATGVPVAEDIAFMDPNRFGSPTGSTDRLVLSGAPE; this comes from the coding sequence ATGAGCATGCACGCCGATGTCATCGTTGTCGGGGCCGGTTCGGTCGGCACTATGGCCGCCTGGCAGCTCGCGAAACAGGGTCACCGGGTCATCGCGGTGGATCGCTCGACGATCCCCGGCCCGTTCTCGGCGTACGCCGGCGAGTCCAGACTCTTTCGAACGATCTACCGCGAAGGCAGCCACTATCGCGGCATCCTCTCGCGAGCCGTATCGCTCTGGCGCGAACTCGAGGAGGAGAGCAGCACGGACCTGCTCCGCATCTGCGGCGGCGTGACGATCGGACGTCGGGGCGTGCCCTCGTTCGAGCGACTCCTGGAGTCCGCGCAGGATCAGGACTCCGAGTTCGACCTCCTCTCCGGCGATGAGGCGGCCGCGAGACTCCCGCTCCACCGCCTCGACGAGGGCTCGCTCGCGCTGTTCGACCCGCAGAGCGGGTACCTGAAGAGCGAGCGGGCGGTATTGAGCGCTGTGCAGGCGGCGCAACGGCACGGCGCGACGTTCCTCGAGCAGCGAGAGGTGAACGAGATCGTCAGGGACGGGAATGCCTGGAGCGTGCACACCGGTCAGGAGACACTCACGGCACCGCGGGTCATCGTCTCCACTGGCACCGGTGCCAGGCAGTTCAGTCGAGCCCTCGGGGCGAGCACCGAGATCCGCCCGCAGGTGCTCACCTGGTTCCCGCTTCGCGACCCGGCCGCGTACGCCTCGGCCGACGAGCAGACGATCTTCCTCCGCAACGAGCCCGACGGGAGTTTCTACGGATTCCCGTCGAGCGATGGCTGGACGATCAAGGTTGCCGGCAGCGTCTACCTGCCGCCGGTCGACACCTACGACCACCCGATGGCGGTGCACCCCGAGTACCTCGACACCGTCACCCGCTACGTGCGGGACTACCTGCCAGGCGTCGAGCCGAGGGCCGTGCGCGTCAGCCCCTGCGCCGACGCCTACACGAGCGACGAGACCGCACTGCTCGGCGAGATCGACGGACTCGACGGCATTATCGCGGCAGTCGGTCTCTCGGGGCACGGATTCAAGATGGCCCCAGCACTCGGAGCAGCGGCAGCCGATCTCGCCACCGGGGTTCCCGTGGCGGAGGACATCGCATTCATGGACCCGAACCGCTTCGGGTCGCCGACTGGATCGACCGATCGCCTCGTGCTCTCGGGCGCACCCGAATAG
- a CDS encoding ABC transporter ATP-binding protein, whose amino-acid sequence MDTQHTPTGETTGPAVLVEHLHKRYRKRVAVEDVSFRAERGEILGVLGANGAGKTTTVEVIAGLRRRRAQDRGTVRVFGLDPQRDRARVREILGVQLQSATLHGALTVRELIDLYRGFYPHPRSAQDLLDLVDLHEHQRVRFDNLSGGQQQRLSIALALAGRPSIVILDELTTGLDPRARRRMWGTVAQIRDEGCTVILVSHAMDEVERLCDRVVLLDAGRVLATGTPAELVRDAGVGDLEAAFVALTGKELELEEETS is encoded by the coding sequence ATGGACACGCAACACACACCGACAGGCGAGACGACGGGCCCCGCCGTGCTCGTCGAACACCTCCACAAGCGCTACCGCAAGCGGGTGGCAGTCGAGGACGTCAGCTTCCGGGCGGAGCGCGGCGAGATTCTCGGCGTACTCGGCGCGAACGGCGCAGGCAAGACGACGACGGTCGAGGTGATCGCGGGACTCAGGCGCCGACGGGCGCAGGATCGCGGCACCGTGCGCGTCTTCGGGCTCGACCCGCAGCGAGACCGTGCTCGGGTGCGAGAGATCCTCGGTGTGCAGCTGCAGAGCGCCACGCTGCACGGTGCCCTCACCGTGCGCGAGCTCATCGACCTCTACCGCGGCTTCTATCCCCACCCGCGTTCGGCGCAGGATCTGCTCGACCTCGTCGATCTCCACGAGCATCAACGGGTGCGCTTCGATAACCTCTCGGGCGGTCAGCAGCAGCGACTCTCGATCGCGCTGGCCCTCGCCGGGCGACCGAGCATCGTCATCCTCGATGAGCTGACCACGGGCCTCGACCCCCGCGCTCGACGGCGCATGTGGGGCACTGTCGCGCAGATCAGGGACGAGGGGTGCACCGTGATTCTCGTCAGCCACGCCATGGACGAGGTCGAGCGCCTTTGCGACCGCGTGGTCCTGCTCGACGCCGGGCGCGTGCTCGCGACCGGCACGCCAGCGGAACTCGTGCGCGACGCGGGGGTGGGCGATCTGGAGGCAGCGTTCGTCGCGCTCACCGGCAAGGAACTCGAACTGGAGGAGGAGACCTCATGA
- a CDS encoding sensor histidine kinase gives MRRFDPEIWAGGFMLAVTLVPVAPVVFGALPLEIPRPAWIAIYVVMVLAIIGAFWGVGDRWWPRISFGIVVATSWALVLTATHTGLLPVLFVVAVALSPYLVPVWAGIALVAANSMVLAIALLNLPGGSGGGAGGWGELAVGLGFYVMIQAASLLSSVAMLREQRSRRELAEAHVELQAASVLLAESARTNERLRISRDLHDLIGHQLTVLTLELEAAKHRLASGSSTGAVVAEHVDRADGVARELLSNVRETVGELRAESADLTATLRSIVQDLREPLVEFDIGPDLELDEDRTQLLVRSVQEIVTNTIRHAQARTLRIEVSATPTGVELRAQDDGWGAGDIELGNGLRGLRERFEAFGGTAAFDGSRGFSVVARAER, from the coding sequence ATGCGACGTTTCGATCCCGAGATCTGGGCCGGGGGCTTCATGCTCGCGGTGACCCTGGTTCCGGTGGCCCCTGTCGTCTTCGGCGCTCTGCCCCTCGAGATACCCCGCCCGGCCTGGATCGCCATCTACGTCGTCATGGTGCTCGCCATCATCGGTGCGTTCTGGGGCGTCGGTGACCGGTGGTGGCCCCGCATTTCGTTCGGGATCGTGGTCGCCACCAGCTGGGCGCTCGTGCTCACGGCGACGCACACCGGCCTGCTGCCCGTCCTCTTCGTCGTTGCGGTCGCGCTCAGCCCCTACCTCGTCCCGGTGTGGGCCGGCATCGCCCTTGTCGCGGCGAACTCGATGGTGCTGGCCATCGCGCTCCTGAATCTGCCGGGAGGCTCCGGCGGCGGTGCCGGCGGGTGGGGCGAGCTCGCGGTGGGGCTCGGGTTCTACGTCATGATTCAGGCGGCGTCGCTGCTCAGCTCGGTCGCGATGCTCCGAGAACAGCGCTCGCGTCGCGAACTTGCGGAGGCGCACGTGGAGCTCCAGGCGGCGTCGGTACTGCTCGCCGAGTCAGCGCGCACGAACGAGCGGCTGCGCATCTCGCGCGACCTTCACGATCTGATCGGGCACCAGCTCACGGTACTCACCCTCGAACTGGAGGCTGCGAAGCACCGACTCGCGTCTGGCAGCAGCACGGGTGCCGTGGTCGCCGAGCACGTGGACCGGGCGGACGGCGTCGCCCGCGAGCTGCTCTCGAACGTGCGGGAGACCGTGGGCGAGCTGCGTGCGGAGAGCGCCGACCTCACCGCGACCCTCCGGAGCATCGTGCAGGATCTGCGGGAACCCCTCGTCGAATTCGACATCGGGCCCGACCTCGAGCTCGATGAGGATCGCACCCAGCTGCTCGTACGCTCCGTGCAGGAGATCGTGACGAACACGATCAGGCACGCCCAGGCCCGCACGTTGCGCATCGAGGTGAGTGCGACCCCCACGGGTGTCGAGCTGCGGGCCCAAGACGACGGGTGGGGTGCCGGCGATATCGAGCTCGGCAACGGACTGCGCGGGCTGCGCGAGCGCTTCGAAGCGTTCGGTGGTACCGCGGCATTCGACGGATCGCGCGGGTTCAGCGTGGTCGCGAGGGCGGAACGATGA